From Aquificota bacterium, one genomic window encodes:
- a CDS encoding lipoate--protein ligase, with protein sequence MEGKKAYDLAYLEVLNGKENMERDWNNLLITEESQRPCFRIYQWKGKTLSLGYSQEPINLSIPVVKRPTGGGALLHGWDLSFSYTGLRKDWGGSFSKIYINFMGLLLELLKKVDSAFDMSRYRGGYEGYFCYFYPTLGEISFKGKKVVACAMRMGKEAFLLHGSLFLDMDYAYFESLTGIEEEKLKERIITFKELGLGFEEVVRLMYGLKNVL encoded by the coding sequence GTGGAAGGTAAAAAAGCTTATGATTTAGCTTACCTTGAGGTGCTTAATGGAAAGGAAAACATGGAAAGGGATTGGAATAACCTTCTTATAACAGAAGAAAGCCAAAGGCCCTGCTTTAGAATATACCAATGGAAGGGAAAAACCCTTAGCTTAGGCTATTCCCAAGAGCCTATAAATCTTTCCATTCCTGTGGTAAAAAGGCCTACTGGTGGCGGAGCCCTTCTTCATGGATGGGATCTGTCCTTTTCCTATACAGGCCTTAGGAAGGATTGGGGAGGTAGCTTTTCAAAGATATACATAAACTTTATGGGTTTGTTGCTTGAGCTTTTAAAAAAGGTGGACTCTGCCTTTGATATGAGTAGGTATAGGGGAGGTTATGAAGGCTATTTTTGTTATTTCTATCCAACCCTTGGTGAGATAAGCTTTAAGGGTAAAAAGGTGGTTGCCTGTGCTATGAGAATGGGTAAAGAGGCCTTTCTTTTGCATGGAAGCTTATTTTTGGATATGGATTACGCATATTTTGAAAGCCTTACTGGCATAGAAGAAGAAAAGTTAAAGGAAAGAATAATTACCTTTAAAGAATTGGGCCTTGGCTTTGA